The Tenebrio molitor chromosome 3, icTenMoli1.1, whole genome shotgun sequence genome contains a region encoding:
- the Nprl3 gene encoding GATOR complex protein NPRL3, which produces MEVNPLSIILVKSDSKGDRLLFRYPFHFLEKCEPANTKRRNPYTLPNLEDLLQSPTQPTSNINKGQLTGFTDEVLSSLFAVKSELCNKKFELKVNDVRFVGHPTLLQLRNKQQDASGLMLINVVFALQALASHSVVTCYHDLSKRIGIALRYEEKRCGYVSEQTQTMTTAHDDGYASNSESAFQTILNKCTLASNIKKMYEDLCNSGLVNIQINKWITLSFCLPQKVHQWHLRGKIVEPKDIDRCLKALRPYHSLLLLHPIQQMGDFTGLDGSPSLERMLKQYSPIKNLQTLAADADLTLNHVFELTAHLVYWAKATVIFPICLTNKYVISPDAPIQSNSPLLDKFSEAFPASNLIRVISDFALPTSLGQKCNPLCHPAQQSHLVQTIIWMLQHHLLLQLHTYIQYIPTDHGLSTSKERNDRHHTSSQRNIVLSSSYQPNASEHSRAESESGTSTVSETPELRSESDLINKSINLENVSFTSTEDDKQEYQEELLLDFPDEERSNIFKIPATNNPEDLRLFARLCRKGYFHGDHHIEEIMYLENLRRSQLLQLLDKFRDVLITYETEDPAIAMFSYS; this is translated from the exons ATGGAAGTAAATCCGTTAAGTATTATTTTGGTAAAATCCGACAGCAAAGGCGACCGACTTTTATTCCGCTACCCCTTTCATTTCTTAGAGAAATGTGAACCGGCCAACACAAAACGACGTAATCCTTACACTCTTCCAAATTTGGAGGACTTGCTACAATCGCCTACCCAACCAACTTCCAACATAAACAAAGGGCAGCTGACTGGATTCACTGATGAAGTACTTTCATCCCTATTTGCTGTCAAATCAGAAttgtgcaataaaaaatttgaactgAAGGTAAATGATGTTCGTTTTGTGGGACATCCAACACTGCTACAATTAAGGAATAAACAACAGGATGCTTCCGGTTTAATGTTGATTAATGTCGTTTTTGCTCTGCAAGCACTTGCTAGTCATTCAGTTG TTACTTGCTATCATGATTTAAGCAAACGAATTGGCATTGCTTTACGTTATGAAGAAAAACGTTGTGGTTACGTAAGTGAACAGACACAAACGATGACGACTGCACACGACGACGGTTACGCCAGCAATTCAGAGAGTGCCTTTCAGACGATTTTAAACAAGTGTACTTTGGCCAGTAATATTAAAAAGATGTATGAAGATTTGTGCAATTCAGGACTAGTGAATATTCAAATCAACAAATGGATAACATTGAGTTTTTGCTTGCCCCAAAAAGTACACCAATGGCATCTACGGGGTAAAATCGTTGAACCTAAAGATATTGACAG ATGTTTGAAAGCGCTGCGACCCTATCACAGTCTGTTATTACTCCACCCAATACAACAGATGGGTGATTTTACTGGTTTAGATGGTTCTCCATCTCTAGAAAGGATGCTAAAACAATATTCACCGATAAAAAATCTCCAAACATTAGCTGCTGACGCCGATTTGACTTTAAATCAT GTTTTTGAATTGACTGCTCATCTCGTTTATTGGGCGAAGGCCACAGTAATTTTTCCCATTTGCTTAACAAACAAATATGTGATATCACCTGACGCCCCTATACAATCAAATTCTCCTTTACTGGATAAATTCTCTGAAGCATTTCCAGCCTCTAATTTGATCAGGGTCATAAGTGATTTTGCATTGCCAACGTCCTTGGGTCAAAAATGCAATCCGTTGTGTCATCCCGCCCAGCAGTCGCATTTAGTGCAAACCATAATATGGATGTTGCAGCATCATCTCCTGTTACAATTGCATACCTACATACAGTACATACCAACTGACCATGGACTGTCAACTTCCAAAGAAAGAAATGACAGGCATCATACGTCGTCGCAACGAAACATTGTTTTATCCAGTTCGTACCAACCGAATGCTTCCGAACATTCCCGAGCTGAGTCCGAAAGTGGTACTTCCACTGTATCGGAAACACCCGAACTCCGTAGCGAATCAGACTTGATTAATAAAAGCATCAA CCTGGAAAATGTCAGCTTCACCTCAACTGAAGATGATAAACAGGAATATCAAGAAGAGTTACTTCTAGATTTCCCTGATGAAGAAAGAAGTAACATTTTCAAG atTCCTGCTACCAACAATCCTGAAGATTTGAGACTCTTTGCCAGATTATGTCGCAAAGGCTATTTTCATGGAGATCATCACATTGAAGAGATAAtgtatttggaaaatttaaggAGGAGCcaattgttacaattattGGATAAATTCAGAGACGTACTGATTACTTACGAAACTGAAGATCCTGCAATTGCAATGTTTTCATATTCATAA
- the LOC138125948 gene encoding sodium channel protein Nach-like isoform X2 gives MANLNDYIFFKENKYVILRIVWSCIYIIFIVLTIGLVLSLWQEFLTNPTVTTLESTYLPVNKIPYPGIAICNMNKISKKKATVFAKHVAQFTKLDVVEIVNKTQMLGKLYDFSYNKEDKPTISMLQNIVEKLQLNIITVMKMLTLQCEDLLLNCRWKGVDVNCSNIFKLRLTYDGYCCTFNYAKKTLHFHEGEMEDFPITGEAGIDKGLSVTINNEIEDYMYAPLYSQGVTIQIFIPTDYPDKPSGSLTEIRQCLFDEERPTKFNGVYSQSDCNVDCRIASTLALCQCIPFMIPLSTTDSVCTLNNLACLHQYRNKWNFLYPEQDDLGLLQREQHDSLRCSQTCYPSCDATLYDVVSERAIIHKHKSRNHTVVHIYYYNRFSNLYKHDVVYYWFEILSNFGGTFGLIIGLSLISIVECLLFMLQYLLNLKILS, from the exons ATGGCTAACTTAAacgattatattttttttaaagaaaacaaatacGTAATTTTAag AATAGTTTGGTCTTgcatttatattattttcattgtctTAACAATCGGTCTGGTACTTTCTTTATGGCAAGAATTTTTGACAAACCCCACTGTAACAACTTTAGAAAGCACTTATCTCCCTGTTAACAAAATTCCTTATCCGGGAATTGCTATTTGCAATATGAACAAAATCAGCAAAAAGAAGGCCACTGTATTTGCAAAGCACGT AGCTCAGTTCACAAAATTAGATGTTGTGGAAATAGTTAACAAAACACAAATGTTGGGAAAATTATACGACTTTAGTTATAACAAAGAGGATAAACCCACTATCAGCATGTTACAAAATATAGtcgaaaaattacaattaaacaTAATCACCGTTATGAAAATG CTTACGCTGCAATGCGAAGATCTTTTGCTAAATTGTCGTTGGAAAGGTGTCGACGTAAATTGctcaaacatttttaaactgAGATTAACTTATGATGGATATTGTTGTACTTTTAATTATGCTAAGAAAACTCTTCACTTTCA CGAAGGTGAAATGGAAGATTTTCCCATTACAGGCGAGGCAGGTATTGACAAGGGACTATCGGttacaataaataatgaaattgaAGACTATATGTATGCACCTTTGTACTCTCAAGGAGTGACG ATACAAATATTCATCCCTACTGACTATCCTGACAAACCTAGTGGTAGCCTAACTGAAATT agacAGTGTCTTTTTGATGAAGAAAGACCAACCAAATTCAACGGAGTCTATTCTCAGAGCGACTGTAATGTGGATTGTCGAATTGCAAGCACTTTAGCATTATGTCAGTGTATTCCATTTATGATACCCTTAAGCACAACAGATTCAGTATGTACACTGAATAATCTAGCATGTTTACATCAATATAGAA ACAAatggaattttttatatcCAGAACAAGATGACTTAGGACTTTTACAACGCGAACAACATGACTCCTTACGTTGCAGTCAGACATGCTATCCCTCATGTGATGCCACTTTGTATGACGTAGTTTCGGAGAGGGCAATCATACATAAACATAAAAGCAGGAATCACACGGTCGTTCATATTTATTACTACAACAGATTTTCCAATTTGTATAAACACGATGTTGTTTACTACTGGTTTGAAATATTAA GTAACTTTGGTGGCACTTTCGGCTTGATCATTGGATTAAGTTTAATATCAATTGTCGAATGCCTCTTATTTATGTTACAGTATTTACTGAATCTAAAAATTCTGTCTTAA
- the LOC138125949 gene encoding sodium channel protein Nach-like isoform X1, whose amino-acid sequence MVTKGIFQRLFWSCIYVILISYTATIVATLWGKFLSHPTVTSLVSSTYPVNKVPFPGVAICSLNKLSKKRARNFANRIANVTRRNPKEIMNYMRFIGQLHDFDFEPSSVSQLLEFQNILDLMQITVTDLAKKIATPCEELLRSCFWRNVEVNCSTIFSMRLTHGGYCCVFNYVKITSDLNNRIEEKPITTDAGVENGLYVAIANNFPDYYYTTLSSPGAMISVFVPTDYPDKPSGAVTEILVPPNSENFVEIVPTTLRSVRDVANYPVAKRGCLFDKERITSFQRIYSQSDCNVDCRMMSIQAMCHCIPFMIPFSNSDTVCTLADIPCLNRYRDKWNSLFPYGEDIGPYLNKEKQDSLRCDKKCYPPCEETVYEAFATSFPIFNKTQKDGNLTRIYLYYLNRFSKVYRQDVVYYWFEVLSNFGGIFGIFIGWSLISMIQFTLYYFQKFVEKLTKMG is encoded by the exons ATGGTTACTAAGGGCATTTTCCAAAG ACTGTTTTGGTCATGCATCTACGTGATTCTCATTTCCTACACCGCTACAATTGTGGCAACGCTATGGGGTAAATTTTTGAGTCATCCAACCGTAACCAGCTTGGTTAGCTCGACATACCCCGTTAATAAAGTTCCGTTTCCTGGAGTGGCCATATGCAGCTTAAACAAACTCAGCAAAAAGAGAGCTCGAAACTTTGCTAATCGAAT AGCTAATGTTACCAGACGAAACCCCAAAGAGATTATGAATTACATGCGTTTCATCGGCCAGTTGCATGATTTCGATTTTGAACCATCGTCTGTTTCACAACTTTTAGAGTTTCAGAATATTTTGGATTTAATGCAGATCACAGTAACAGATTTGGCCAAGAAAATTGCTACTCCATGCGAAGAACTTTTAAGAAGTTGCTTTTGGAGAAACGTTGAAGTAAATTGTTCGACAATATTTTCGATGCGACTGACCCATGGTGGCTACTGTTGCGTTTTTAATTATGTCAAGATAACCTCAGATTT GAATAACAGAATCGAAGAGAAGCCTATTACAACCGATGCGGGTGTTGAAAATGGTCTTTACGTGGCGATAGCTAATAATTTTCCTGATTACTATTATACCACTCTATCATCACCCGGGGCGATG ATAAGCGTTTTTGTTCCTACTGATTATCCAGACAAACCCAGCGGGGCCGTTACTGAAATTTTAGTGCCACCTAATTCCgagaattttgttgaaattgtaCCAACTACTTTGAGGTCAGTTCGTGATGTTGCTAATTACCCGGTCGCAAAA AGGGGATGTTTGTTTGACAAAGAACGAATTACGAgttttcaaagaatttattcACAAAGTGACTGTAATGTGGACTGTCGAATGATGAGCATTCAGGCTATGTGTCATTGCATTCCTTTCATGATTCCTTTCAGTAATAGTGACACGGTATGTACCTTGGCTGATATTCCTTGCCTGAACAGATACAGAG aTAAATGGAATTCTTTGTTTCCCTATGGAGAAGATATAGGACCATATTTGAACAAGGAAAAACAGGATTCACTACgttgtgacaaaaaatgttacccACCGTGCGAAGAAACCGTATACGAGGCATTTGCTACTTCTTTCCCTATTTTTAA TAAGACACAAAAAGATGGCAATCTTACACGAATTTACTTATACTATTTAAATagattttcaaaagtttatcGACAAGATGTCGTGTATTATTGGTTTGAGGTTTTAA GCAATTTTGGaggaatttttggaatttttattgGTTGGAGTCTTATATCGATGATACAGTTTACACTTtactattttcaaaaatttgttgaaaaactTACTAAAATGGGGTAG
- the LOC138125949 gene encoding sodium channel protein Nach-like isoform X2, which produces MVTKGIFQRLFWSCIYVILISYTATIVATLWGKFLSHPTVTSLVSSTYPVNKVPFPGVAICSLNKLSKKRARNFANRIANVTRRNPKEIMNYMRFIGQLHDFDFEPSSVSQLLEFQNILDLMQITVTDLAKKIATPCEELLRSCFWRNVEVNCSTIFSMRLTHGGYCCVFNYVKITSDLNNRIEEKPITTDAGVENGLYVAIANNFPDYYYTTLSSPGAMISVFVPTDYPDKPSGAVTEILVPPNSENFVEIVPTTLRSVRDVANYPVAKRGCLFDKERITSFQRIYSQSDCNVDCRMMSIQAMCHCIPFMIPFSNSDTVCTLADIPCLNRYRDKWNSLFPYGEDIGPYLNKEKQDSLRCDKKCYPPCEETVYEAFATSFPIFK; this is translated from the exons ATGGTTACTAAGGGCATTTTCCAAAG ACTGTTTTGGTCATGCATCTACGTGATTCTCATTTCCTACACCGCTACAATTGTGGCAACGCTATGGGGTAAATTTTTGAGTCATCCAACCGTAACCAGCTTGGTTAGCTCGACATACCCCGTTAATAAAGTTCCGTTTCCTGGAGTGGCCATATGCAGCTTAAACAAACTCAGCAAAAAGAGAGCTCGAAACTTTGCTAATCGAAT AGCTAATGTTACCAGACGAAACCCCAAAGAGATTATGAATTACATGCGTTTCATCGGCCAGTTGCATGATTTCGATTTTGAACCATCGTCTGTTTCACAACTTTTAGAGTTTCAGAATATTTTGGATTTAATGCAGATCACAGTAACAGATTTGGCCAAGAAAATTGCTACTCCATGCGAAGAACTTTTAAGAAGTTGCTTTTGGAGAAACGTTGAAGTAAATTGTTCGACAATATTTTCGATGCGACTGACCCATGGTGGCTACTGTTGCGTTTTTAATTATGTCAAGATAACCTCAGATTT GAATAACAGAATCGAAGAGAAGCCTATTACAACCGATGCGGGTGTTGAAAATGGTCTTTACGTGGCGATAGCTAATAATTTTCCTGATTACTATTATACCACTCTATCATCACCCGGGGCGATG ATAAGCGTTTTTGTTCCTACTGATTATCCAGACAAACCCAGCGGGGCCGTTACTGAAATTTTAGTGCCACCTAATTCCgagaattttgttgaaattgtaCCAACTACTTTGAGGTCAGTTCGTGATGTTGCTAATTACCCGGTCGCAAAA AGGGGATGTTTGTTTGACAAAGAACGAATTACGAgttttcaaagaatttattcACAAAGTGACTGTAATGTGGACTGTCGAATGATGAGCATTCAGGCTATGTGTCATTGCATTCCTTTCATGATTCCTTTCAGTAATAGTGACACGGTATGTACCTTGGCTGATATTCCTTGCCTGAACAGATACAGAG aTAAATGGAATTCTTTGTTTCCCTATGGAGAAGATATAGGACCATATTTGAACAAGGAAAAACAGGATTCACTACgttgtgacaaaaaatgttacccACCGTGCGAAGAAACCGTATACGAGGCATTTGCTACTTCTTTCCCTATTTTTAAGTAA
- the LOC138125948 gene encoding sodium channel protein Nach-like isoform X1, protein MANLNDYIFFKENKYVILRIVWSCIYIIFIVLTIGLVLSLWQEFLTNPTVTTLESTYLPVNKIPYPGIAICNMNKISKKKATVFAKHVAQFTKLDVVEIVNKTQMLGKLYDFSYNKEDKPTISMLQNIVEKLQLNIITVMKMLTLQCEDLLLNCRWKGVDVNCSNIFKLRLTYDGYCCTFNYAKKTLHFHEGEMEDFPITGEAGIDKGLSVTINNEIEDYMYAPLYSQGVTIQIFIPTDYPDKPSGSLTEIVGEVGTENFLKIKPTTVKTVGEVIKYPLNKRQCLFDEERPTKFNGVYSQSDCNVDCRIASTLALCQCIPFMIPLSTTDSVCTLNNLACLHQYRNKWNFLYPEQDDLGLLQREQHDSLRCSQTCYPSCDATLYDVVSERAIIHKHKSRNHTVVHIYYYNRFSNLYKHDVVYYWFEILSNFGGTFGLIIGLSLISIVECLLFMLQYLLNLKILS, encoded by the exons ATGGCTAACTTAAacgattatattttttttaaagaaaacaaatacGTAATTTTAag AATAGTTTGGTCTTgcatttatattattttcattgtctTAACAATCGGTCTGGTACTTTCTTTATGGCAAGAATTTTTGACAAACCCCACTGTAACAACTTTAGAAAGCACTTATCTCCCTGTTAACAAAATTCCTTATCCGGGAATTGCTATTTGCAATATGAACAAAATCAGCAAAAAGAAGGCCACTGTATTTGCAAAGCACGT AGCTCAGTTCACAAAATTAGATGTTGTGGAAATAGTTAACAAAACACAAATGTTGGGAAAATTATACGACTTTAGTTATAACAAAGAGGATAAACCCACTATCAGCATGTTACAAAATATAGtcgaaaaattacaattaaacaTAATCACCGTTATGAAAATG CTTACGCTGCAATGCGAAGATCTTTTGCTAAATTGTCGTTGGAAAGGTGTCGACGTAAATTGctcaaacatttttaaactgAGATTAACTTATGATGGATATTGTTGTACTTTTAATTATGCTAAGAAAACTCTTCACTTTCA CGAAGGTGAAATGGAAGATTTTCCCATTACAGGCGAGGCAGGTATTGACAAGGGACTATCGGttacaataaataatgaaattgaAGACTATATGTATGCACCTTTGTACTCTCAAGGAGTGACG ATACAAATATTCATCCCTACTGACTATCCTGACAAACCTAGTGGTAGCCTAACTGAAATTGTAGGTGAAGTAGgaactgaaaattttctcaaaattaaaCCAACAACTGTTAAAACCGTTGGAGAAGTTATCAAATATCCactaaataaa agacAGTGTCTTTTTGATGAAGAAAGACCAACCAAATTCAACGGAGTCTATTCTCAGAGCGACTGTAATGTGGATTGTCGAATTGCAAGCACTTTAGCATTATGTCAGTGTATTCCATTTATGATACCCTTAAGCACAACAGATTCAGTATGTACACTGAATAATCTAGCATGTTTACATCAATATAGAA ACAAatggaattttttatatcCAGAACAAGATGACTTAGGACTTTTACAACGCGAACAACATGACTCCTTACGTTGCAGTCAGACATGCTATCCCTCATGTGATGCCACTTTGTATGACGTAGTTTCGGAGAGGGCAATCATACATAAACATAAAAGCAGGAATCACACGGTCGTTCATATTTATTACTACAACAGATTTTCCAATTTGTATAAACACGATGTTGTTTACTACTGGTTTGAAATATTAA GTAACTTTGGTGGCACTTTCGGCTTGATCATTGGATTAAGTTTAATATCAATTGTCGAATGCCTCTTATTTATGTTACAGTATTTACTGAATCTAAAAATTCTGTCTTAA
- the LOC138125948 gene encoding sodium channel protein Nach-like isoform X4 — MLGKLYDFSYNKEDKPTISMLQNIVEKLQLNIITVMKMLTLQCEDLLLNCRWKGVDVNCSNIFKLRLTYDGYCCTFNYAKKTLHFHEGEMEDFPITGEAGIDKGLSVTINNEIEDYMYAPLYSQGVTIQIFIPTDYPDKPSGSLTEIVGEVGTENFLKIKPTTVKTVGEVIKYPLNKRQCLFDEERPTKFNGVYSQSDCNVDCRIASTLALCQCIPFMIPLSTTDSVCTLNNLACLHQYRNKWNFLYPEQDDLGLLQREQHDSLRCSQTCYPSCDATLYDVVSERAIIHKHKSRNHTVVHIYYYNRFSNLYKHDVVYYWFEILSNFGGTFGLIIGLSLISIVECLLFMLQYLLNLKILS; from the exons ATGTTGGGAAAATTATACGACTTTAGTTATAACAAAGAGGATAAACCCACTATCAGCATGTTACAAAATATAGtcgaaaaattacaattaaacaTAATCACCGTTATGAAAATG CTTACGCTGCAATGCGAAGATCTTTTGCTAAATTGTCGTTGGAAAGGTGTCGACGTAAATTGctcaaacatttttaaactgAGATTAACTTATGATGGATATTGTTGTACTTTTAATTATGCTAAGAAAACTCTTCACTTTCA CGAAGGTGAAATGGAAGATTTTCCCATTACAGGCGAGGCAGGTATTGACAAGGGACTATCGGttacaataaataatgaaattgaAGACTATATGTATGCACCTTTGTACTCTCAAGGAGTGACG ATACAAATATTCATCCCTACTGACTATCCTGACAAACCTAGTGGTAGCCTAACTGAAATTGTAGGTGAAGTAGgaactgaaaattttctcaaaattaaaCCAACAACTGTTAAAACCGTTGGAGAAGTTATCAAATATCCactaaataaa agacAGTGTCTTTTTGATGAAGAAAGACCAACCAAATTCAACGGAGTCTATTCTCAGAGCGACTGTAATGTGGATTGTCGAATTGCAAGCACTTTAGCATTATGTCAGTGTATTCCATTTATGATACCCTTAAGCACAACAGATTCAGTATGTACACTGAATAATCTAGCATGTTTACATCAATATAGAA ACAAatggaattttttatatcCAGAACAAGATGACTTAGGACTTTTACAACGCGAACAACATGACTCCTTACGTTGCAGTCAGACATGCTATCCCTCATGTGATGCCACTTTGTATGACGTAGTTTCGGAGAGGGCAATCATACATAAACATAAAAGCAGGAATCACACGGTCGTTCATATTTATTACTACAACAGATTTTCCAATTTGTATAAACACGATGTTGTTTACTACTGGTTTGAAATATTAA GTAACTTTGGTGGCACTTTCGGCTTGATCATTGGATTAAGTTTAATATCAATTGTCGAATGCCTCTTATTTATGTTACAGTATTTACTGAATCTAAAAATTCTGTCTTAA
- the LOC138125948 gene encoding sodium channel protein Nach-like isoform X3: MANLNDYIFFKENKYVILRIVWSCIYIIFIVLTIGLVLSLWQEFLTNPTVTTLESTYLPVNKIPYPGIAICNMNKISKKKATVFAKHVAQFTKLDVVEIVNKTQMLGKLYDFSYNKEDKPTISMLQNIVEKLQLNIITVMKMLTLQCEDLLLNCRWKGVDVNCSNIFKLRLTYDGYCCTFNYAKKTLHFHEGEMEDFPITGEAGIDKGLSVTINNEIEDYMYAPLYSQGVTRQCLFDEERPTKFNGVYSQSDCNVDCRIASTLALCQCIPFMIPLSTTDSVCTLNNLACLHQYRNKWNFLYPEQDDLGLLQREQHDSLRCSQTCYPSCDATLYDVVSERAIIHKHKSRNHTVVHIYYYNRFSNLYKHDVVYYWFEILSNFGGTFGLIIGLSLISIVECLLFMLQYLLNLKILS; encoded by the exons ATGGCTAACTTAAacgattatattttttttaaagaaaacaaatacGTAATTTTAag AATAGTTTGGTCTTgcatttatattattttcattgtctTAACAATCGGTCTGGTACTTTCTTTATGGCAAGAATTTTTGACAAACCCCACTGTAACAACTTTAGAAAGCACTTATCTCCCTGTTAACAAAATTCCTTATCCGGGAATTGCTATTTGCAATATGAACAAAATCAGCAAAAAGAAGGCCACTGTATTTGCAAAGCACGT AGCTCAGTTCACAAAATTAGATGTTGTGGAAATAGTTAACAAAACACAAATGTTGGGAAAATTATACGACTTTAGTTATAACAAAGAGGATAAACCCACTATCAGCATGTTACAAAATATAGtcgaaaaattacaattaaacaTAATCACCGTTATGAAAATG CTTACGCTGCAATGCGAAGATCTTTTGCTAAATTGTCGTTGGAAAGGTGTCGACGTAAATTGctcaaacatttttaaactgAGATTAACTTATGATGGATATTGTTGTACTTTTAATTATGCTAAGAAAACTCTTCACTTTCA CGAAGGTGAAATGGAAGATTTTCCCATTACAGGCGAGGCAGGTATTGACAAGGGACTATCGGttacaataaataatgaaattgaAGACTATATGTATGCACCTTTGTACTCTCAAGGAGTGACG agacAGTGTCTTTTTGATGAAGAAAGACCAACCAAATTCAACGGAGTCTATTCTCAGAGCGACTGTAATGTGGATTGTCGAATTGCAAGCACTTTAGCATTATGTCAGTGTATTCCATTTATGATACCCTTAAGCACAACAGATTCAGTATGTACACTGAATAATCTAGCATGTTTACATCAATATAGAA ACAAatggaattttttatatcCAGAACAAGATGACTTAGGACTTTTACAACGCGAACAACATGACTCCTTACGTTGCAGTCAGACATGCTATCCCTCATGTGATGCCACTTTGTATGACGTAGTTTCGGAGAGGGCAATCATACATAAACATAAAAGCAGGAATCACACGGTCGTTCATATTTATTACTACAACAGATTTTCCAATTTGTATAAACACGATGTTGTTTACTACTGGTTTGAAATATTAA GTAACTTTGGTGGCACTTTCGGCTTGATCATTGGATTAAGTTTAATATCAATTGTCGAATGCCTCTTATTTATGTTACAGTATTTACTGAATCTAAAAATTCTGTCTTAA